Proteins from one Plasmodium relictum strain SGS1 genome assembly, chromosome: 10 genomic window:
- the ARNP gene encoding apical rhoptry neck protein, putative, producing MKKIYLFLILLINLKLKICLRKNITKKYLKNNIRSLSNEKKGNILINNLKHSNREKKDALKNNINHLNNEKKKENSNYSFLSLKIIPFFLTSLLHTGVNQIPREHDIHFYAFEKSPIIRHMLMEEERKNSYYYIFFIVISFLVVIIIAFFIFKYFFNF from the coding sequence atgaagaaaatatatttatttctgattctcttaataaatttaaaattgaaaatttgTCTTAGAAagaatataacaaaaaagtatttaaaaaataatataaggAGTTTAAGCAATgagaaaaaaggaaatattttaataaataatctAAAACATTcaaatagagaaaaaaaggatgctttaaaaaataatataaatcatctaaataatgaaaaaaaaaaagaaaatagcaattattcttttctttctttaaagattattccattttttttaacatcaTTACTTCACACAGGAGTTAATCAAATACCGAGGGAACATGATATACACTTTTATGCATTTGAAAAAAGTCCTATTATAAGACATATGCTAATGGaagaagaaagaaaaaattcatattattatatcttttttatagTTATATCATTCTTAGTAGTCATAATTATagctttttttatttttaaatatttttttaatttttaa
- the GS gene encoding glutathione synthetase, putative has product MEKKIDEFYDIIYNEILNYFTLPNEKNKYLSYKRIKLFISDLIDILNSESYYIFTNYCELKDKEKIFYNPKLFSFTLFPQKLSKELLELCKRCTLLHSEIFDNMVCDIPFILKTFEKIKEFDNFYKNIIDICEKVYLNKENGRDIKNDIRCVIGRSDYMANKNNKEKNDVEIKQVEYNTISVAFGHLSSILFEAHKNMIKQIYREYFPHFEEINEKEINEILDKKFENNFTQGIIKCFVECHNLYISNFKPLQGKYKTIMISVLIDDDLNKFDKYRTKHELNKLGIDQKFFTIKELQCLFEKKKLFLNYRNETLRDSLNRVNKNLNVREKFKSGKLFLDLNDDNTDFLTDVYYEENLYEISVIYFRCLYSPHHFNETIWNLREMIEFSDSVKIPSLPYQLVGSKRIQMLLLDDDILKKYISYNLNKNKKTEEQILNDIHTLKKSFALQVDPSLNENSNIVSLAIQNEHNFLLKPQREGGKNNLHGHEVKEKLMLYYDKKEKNKLSFYVLMQKLFPSSFTAIHCRTKKKHNNDNDQSYFIEFSPEKSISEISLFHNFIFYKNKNILNEQKGYLIRTKNTNENEGGAICGISSLDSFFLI; this is encoded by the coding sequence atggaaaaaaaaatagacgAATTTTATGacataatatataatgaaatattgaATTATTTCACATTgccaaatgaaaaaaataaatatttaagttACAAAaggataaaattatttataagtGATTTAATTGATATCCTGAATTCGGAAagctattatatttttactaattATTGtgaattaaaagataaagaaaaaattttttataatcctaaacttttttctttcacATTATTTCCACAAAAATTAAGTAAAGAGTTATTAGAATTATGTAAAAGATGTACGTTACTACATTCTGAGATATTTGATAATATGGTTTGTGATATaccatttatattaaaaacctttgaaaaaataaaagaatttgataatttttataaaaatatcattGATATATGTGAAAAAGTATACTTAAACAAAGAAAATGGAagagatataaaaaatgacaTTCGTTGTGTTATAGGAAGGTCTGATTATATGgctaacaaaaataataaagaaaaaaatgatgtaGAAATAAAGCAAGTAGAATATAATACAATATCAGTAGCATTCGGACATTTATCTTCTATTTTGTTTGAAGcacataaaaatatgatcAAACAGATTTATAGAGAATATTTTCCACATTTTGaggaaataaatgaaaaagaaataaatgaaattctAGATAAAAAATTCGAGAATAATTTCACACAAGGAATAATTAAATGCTTTGTTGAATGccataatttatatatatctaacTTTAAACCATTACAAGGAAAATACAAAACAATCATGATTTCTGTTTTGATAGAtgatgatttaaataaatttgataAATATAGAACTAAgcatgaattaaataaattaggCATTgatcaaaaattttttactatAAAAGAGTTGCAAtgtttatttgaaaaaaaaaaactttttttgaattaCAGAAATGAAACTCTACGCGACTCTTTAAATAGAGTGAACAAGAATTTGAATGTTCGTGAGAAGTTCAAATCAGGAAAATTATTTCTAGATTTAAATGATGATAATACAGATTTCTTAACTGATGTATATTACgaagaaaatttatatgaaataagTGTAATATATTTCCGATGTCTTTATTCTCCACATCATTTTAATGAAACAATTTGGAATTTGCGAGAGATGATTGAATTTAGTGATTCAGTTAAAATTCCATCGTTACCATATCAATTAGTGGGATCAAAAAGAATTCAAATGTTACTATTAGATgatgatatattaaaaaagtatatttctTACAATctaaacaaaaacaaaaaaacagaagaacaaattttaaatgatattCATACACTAAAAAAATCTTTCGCTTTGCAAGTTGATCCttctttaaatgaaaattctaATATAGTTTCATTAGCAATTCAAAATGAgcataattttttactaaAACCGCAGAGAGAAGGAGGAAAGAATAACTTACATGGGCATGAAGTTAAAGAAAAACTAATGCTTTATTAtgacaaaaaagaaaaaaataaattatcattttatgttttaatgCAAAAGTTATTTCCATCTTCATTCACAGCTATTCATTgtagaacaaaaaaaaaacataataacGATAATGATCAATCATATTTTATTGAATTTTCTCCTGAGAAATCAATCTCTGAAATTAGTctatttcataattttattttttataaaaataaaaatattctaaatGAGCAAAAGGGTTATTTAATTAGAACAAAAAATactaatgaaaatgaaggaGGAGCTATATGTGGAATTTCCAGCTTAGActctttctttttaatatag
- the CGI121 gene encoding EKC/KEOPS complex subunit CGI121, putative gives MKKRELYILNEKLDTTLILFKNVVNAKYVLESYNKNISDSIDINHFFFLLDSELVFNDNHILHSIYRGYYNFITKKRITKNIILEILFLLSSHENINECLKQYQVKDDSSSIIYVGINVTNEEVDSFLNLIKGERINFNEISFLHDEKKILDNFKCTDIGNLEKFIYHNIASKKLNLS, from the exons atgaaGAAAAGAGAgttgtatattttaaatgaaaaattagataccactttaattttatttaaaaatgtagTTAATGCAAAATATGTTTTAGaatcatataataaaaatataagtgaTTCCATTGATATTAaccattttttctttttattagatAGTGAATta GTTTTTAATGATAACCATATACTACATAGTATTTATAGAGGATATTACAattttataacaaaaaaaagaattactaaaaatatcatattagaaattctttttcttttatcatCTCACGAAAat ATTAATGAATGCCTAAAACAGTATCAAGTAAAAGATGATTCTTCTTCAATAATTTATGTTGGCATTAATGTTACAAATGaagaa gTTGAttcctttttaaatttaattaaaggtgagagaataaattttaatgaaatatcttttttacatgatgaaaaaaaaatattagataattttaaatgCACTGATATTGGCAATTTAGAAAAGTTTATTTACCATAACATAGCTTCAAAGAAGCTCAACTTAagttga
- the MAT1 gene encoding CDK-activating kinase assembly factor, putative, translating into MDEYKCISCFENIYINSEKKLFIFDICKHKICAECLENHLNKHNKQHCPLCKVSITKKNVIPFDIEERIYANQKNIRSKLIEIFNKGRHNFENTPLYNNYLEKIEDIVYTLTNECDEKKRKMIEAYIKKYEKENTKLIEENNALMYENEKKKIHEIVKEEGNLYEIIKHRPIINKSNNETYVHSLIKENPKLFDEIKVTNISESQPKPLNPAFKSDTDIPIRKFFSEEELKKSDYAGGYDTSIVFKRCDTEFNSTIYFNI; encoded by the coding sequence ATGGATGAATATAAATGCATCAGCTGTTTtgaaaacatatatattaatagtgaaaaaaaactatttatttttgatatatGTAAGCATAAAATATGTGCAGAATGCTTAgaaaatcatttaaataagCATAATAAGCAACATTGTCCACTTTGCAAAGTGTctattactaaaaaaaatgttattccTTTTGATATAGAAGAACGAATATATGcaaatcaaaaaaatataagatcAAAATTAATTGAAATTTTCAATAAAGGAAGAcataattttgaaaatacTCCCTTATACAAtaattatttagaaaaaatagaagatatTGTTTACACGTTGACAAATGAATGTGACgagaaaaaaaggaaaatgatTGAAGcatacattaaaaaatatgaaaaagaaaacaccaaattaatagaagaaaataacGCTCTTATGTacgaaaatgaaaaaaaaaaaattcatgaAATAGTCAAGGAAGAAGGTAATTTATATGAGATAATTAAGCACAGAcctattattaataaatcaaataatgAAACATATGTTCATTcattaattaaagaaaacCCCAAATTATTTgatgaaataaaagtaaCTAATATATCTGAATCTCAACCAAAACCTTTAAATCCTGCTTTTAAAAGTGACACAGATATACCTATACGGAAATTTTTCAGTgaagaagaattaaaaaaatctgATTACGCAGGTGGATACGATACCTCCATTGTTTTTAAAAGATGTGATACTGAATTTAATTctactatttattttaacatataa
- a CDS encoding prefoldin subunit, putative: MSQEKITKIIKEINTLKTSCEKLNVQLEELITQKVENEMLLEDVKKLEDDAILHKLIGLILVKEEKNKCYDTITRRIHYISGEIESRKKVINNSEEKLRKLFSDLELYTNQRKIAIPQT, encoded by the exons ATGTCTCAAGAAAAGATcacaaaaataattaaagaaataaataccTTAAAAacaa gttgtgaaaaattaaatgttcAATTAGAAGAACTTATTACTCAGAAAGTGGAAAATGAAATGCTATTAgaa GACGTTAAGAAATTAGAAGATGATGCGATTTTACATAAACTTATTGGTTTAATTTTagtaaaagaagaaaagaaTAAATGCTATGACACTATAACAAGAAGAATACATTATATTAGTGGAGaaat tgAAAGCAGAAAAAAAGTCATTAATAACTCAGAAGAAAAGTTGAGAAAACTTTTTAGCGAT CTGGAATTATACACAAATCAAAGAAAAATTGCTATTCCTCAAACATAG
- the INO1 gene encoding inositol-3-phosphate synthase, putative: MESYKGLNFVENNLGNKIYSEKENCKIKLNRKEDEDFTYSTYEHVETEIEKCADGNIVCNKNKRIYEIMVEKIKKEKKLGVLIVGIGGNNSTTLLGGICANSKNLTYINKCDLKKANYLGSVFLSSNIRLGYDKKEREHVYCPIRKLIELYDPKNIVYGGWDINNLNLKDCLIRNKVFENDLIEKIKNDLDYIPLKSVYFKGNFISSNQQSRVNNILIGNNKLDILEKVRDQIRNFQKDNNLDDLIVLWSGNTEKNIPNIEGVNDTIENILYACKNNHPSISPSIIYALASVLENIPFINSSPQNTFVNAIVQLAKQKRVFIIGNDLKTGQTKIKNFLLDFYFSTGLKPKSIVSYNHLGNNDGKNLSSSLQFYSKKISKSNLICDYVKANEQLYDDEITDPVFKQNKECSHVDSLNEACNQNLENENEVFDGEYIEKQKVNSEIVIKYVPYVGDDKKAIDEYISEIFMNGKNTIVLYNICQDSLLASPILIDLILLVELSQRVYFKCNEEKEVGEEINASIKIDDYQLSHKILKPKYINYKQMDSVLFLSSIFCKSPFNSDTYKTRHSFFSQLESLSNFIRIISGLPIDAQIDLPYMV, translated from the exons atggaAAGTTATAAAGGATTAAATTTTGTTGAAAACAATTTAGGTAATAAGATATATtctgaaaaagaaaattgcaaaataaaattgaatagAAAAGAAGATGAGGATTTTACTTATTCAACTTATGAGCATGTAGAAACAGAAATCGAAAAATGTGCTGATGGGAATATTgtttgtaataaaaataaaaggatatatgaaattatggtagagaaaataaaaaaagaaaaaaaactaGGAGTATTAATTGTAGGAATTGGTGGAAATAACTCCACGACATTACTAGGTGGTATTTGTGctaattcaaaaaatttaacatatataaataaatgtgatttaaaaaaagcaaaCTATTTAGGAAGCGTTTTTTTATCATCTAATATTAGATTAGGTTATGATAAAAAGGAAAGAGAACATGTATATTGTCCAATTCGTAAATTAATAGAATTATATGATCCTAAAAATATAGTGTATGGTGGTTGGGATATaaacaatttaaatttaaaagattgTCTAATTAGAAATAAAGTTTTTGAAAATGActtaattgaaaaaataaaaaatgactTAGATTATATTCCTTTAAAAAGTGTTTACTTTAAAGGTAATTTCATATCTAGTAATCAACAAAGTAgagtaaataatatattaattggAAATAATAAGCTggatatattagaaaaagtTCGAGATCAAATAAGAAATTTTCAAAAAGATAACAATTTAGATGATTTAATAGTACTATGGTCAGGCAatacagaaaaaaatattccaaATATTGAAGGAGTAAATGACAcaatagaaaatattttatatgcatgtaaaaataatcatCCATCTATTTCTCCAAGTATCATATATGCCTTAGCTTCAGTTTTAGAAAATATCCCTTTTATTAATAGTAGTCCTCAAAATACCTTTGTAAATGCAATAGTTCAATTAGCAAAACAAAAAagagtttttattattggaaatgatttaaaaacaGGTCAaactaaaattaaaaattttcttctagatttttattttagtacAG GTCTAAAACCAAAAAGTATAGTTTCCTATAATCATCTAGGAAATAATGATggaaaaaatttatcatCTAGCCTTCAATTTTATAGTAAGAAAATTTCAAAGAGTAATCTAATATGTGATTATGTGAAAGCAAATGAACAATTATATGATGATGAAATAACTGATCCTGTTTTTAAACAAAACAAGGAATGTAGTCATGTAGATAGTTTGAATGAGGCATGCAAtcaaaatttagaaaatgagAATGAAGTTTTCGACGGGGAATATattgaaaaacaaaaagtaAATAGTGAAATTGTTATTAAATATGTTCCTTATGTTGGTGATGATAAAAAAGCAATAGATGAATATATCAGtgaaatttttatgaatggaaaaaatacaattgttttatataatatctGTCAGGATTCACTTTTAGCTTCTCCTATATTAATagatttaattcttttagtAGAACTCTCACAAAGAgtttattttaaatgtaatgaagaaaaagaagttGGAGAAGAAATAAATGCTAGTATAAAAATAGATGATTATCAATTGTCccataaaatattaaaaccAAAATATATTAACTATAAACAAATGGATAGCGTGTTGTTTTTGTCTAGTATATTTTGTAAATCTCCATTTAATTCAGATACATATAAAACAAgacattcatttttttctcaaTTAGAAAGTTTAAGTaattttattagaattatttCTGGTTTACCAATAGACGCACAAATAGATTTGCCATATATGGTATAA